The Oreochromis aureus strain Israel breed Guangdong linkage group 7, ZZ_aureus, whole genome shotgun sequence region TTCTATGATGCTTTTTGACAGCATAGGGATCCTGTTGCTAGTGCTTAATTATTATCTACCATACACTGCTGTAAACTAAGCAGTTTGTAAGACGTTAAAGCGTCATGAACACATGACACTCATGTCTGATTATAGCTGTGATCTGACTTTATGTAACAGCTTAGCCTGTCAGGATCCCACACAGTCCTCCTTTGTAAAACACAGTATCCGAACCCTCAATATTATTAGCAACAACCAGTATTACTGTTTACACAGTGGAAAACATCATGACTACTTTACTATTTTTCATATGTGTGCACACAAGTATGCAAAAGTCAAAAAGGATCTGGTGTCatttcaagtttatttattaaatttaacacagTAATTGCCACACTTTTTCCCCTCAGAGTGTCCTTTTTGTTACAAACAATGTTACCAAGCTCAGCACCAACAATCTTCTTGAGTCTGCAGCTTTCATTCCTTGTTACCTATTTAGGTGGATACAAAACAGCTACCAGGCACGGTCAGAAGGCAGGTCCAAAGTCTTATACCAGCAGAACTGCATTAATGCAGCCGTCGTTCTCTGGGTTATTTGTCACCTGAGCATATTTGCCTAAGGAGTGAAAGAGATGACAGTTAAATATTTAGCCCTTTTCTACCATTTGTAGCctgaaatacagtaaatatacACACTGCTGCACTCATCCAAGAATATGTAACCATTTTAATCAGGGTATTTAACAATTTAAAGTCATAGAGTACAAAGTCATCACTGATATTTTGTCATCATTTACCAAGACTGGTGAGTGATCTGACTGTTGCAGCACATTTAAATGAGCTTAGTTTAAAGACTCACCCCAGATAACTTTTCCTCCTTGTGTTACCAGGCCCAGCTCACTGACATTGACTTCTATAACTGTTCCTTTTGTGATGACTCCCAGAGAGGTGTAGAGGGGTGAGGATGGGTTCTTCTTTACTCCCAGGATGGGAAGACAGAATGTGGCTTTCAGCTCCGGGTGTGTGACGTGAGCCTTCTTAAACCGCAAAccctgaaaaaaagaacagaaaaatgacacTAAACAATGAGCATGTGAAGGAAAGGTGTTTCCAATCATTTCAAGTGCAGAATATAACGTGTAACACGTGGAAACATTTCAGTCTGTCGTCTGCTTCGATCTTACCGTCGGTCTGATGAAACGTTCATACTTTGGAGGTTTACGGGTAAAGCCGTCGCCCACAAAGCAAACTTTTGTGACCATTCTCTTCCAGGCTTTCTTTTGTCTCTTTCCGGTTCTGATAACTTTAAGCACCTCTGTCTCTCCTTGTGCGCGCACCTTGGGCAGAGGCACTTCCCATTTGCCCTACAGAAATGAATGAAGGTTGAGTTTACAAACAGTAACAATAtttccacacatcacacatcgCAAAATGAAAGATggcactgaaaaaagaaactggAAAAGCTGCAGCTGATGAGCAGATATTTGCCGACACTTAcggccttctctttcctcttctgTTTGATCATGTTGGAGAGAACTTTGGCACGAGACTGTCCCTCTCTGTCCAGCAGGTAGGCTGGCACTGCTCCCTCGGGGGTCTTATCATCGTTCTTCTGCTTCGTCTTTCTCTGTTCGTGCATTTTGATGCTGCAAAGACACATTAGACATTTGGATGTTTATGgaagttatttttttgtgtctttgtacttgacgttttttttaaactcacgTCTTCTTCATCTGGATCTTCTCTGCGTGTCTCTGTTTGTGGTACAGTTTGGCCTTCAAACCTATCATCTTCTTGGCTTTGTGAGACCGCTCGTGGGCCTCACGGCTCTCCTTCTTCCTTTTCCTTTCATGGTGATCCAAACGGTAGCCGTGCCGCTTGCGGTGTAACTCAATGTGCTCGTTCTGGGgctacaagagaaaaaaaacaatcatgaAAATCAATTGAACCCAATTAAAACATATAATAAGAGCATGGCTTCTCTTTGCAATTTCAAGTAAAATCTACTGCACATGATTCAGTATACCGTAGCTCCAGCACGAACTACTGATAACAGCCTGTTCAGTGATTTAACTCCACCAACCGTctaattctaaaaaaaaaaaaaaaaaaaaaaatctataaagagTACTAGAGGCTGTGAAGCAGGCACATCTGAATTTACTGCTGAGCTATACGAGTTTCTCAATGAAAGCAGAGCAGCCTGGTGGTGTTTCTACAGCTCTCTGAACCACTCCACCAAAAATGAGATGCAGAAAGCACAAGGttagcaacaaaacaacaacaaaaataaataaatgcgtAAAGGCGTCTAGGTCAGCACATATTGTCAAAATGAGTGTGTTTTAAAGGGCAGCAGGCTGGAGATGTTGTCCCACATATCTGTGATCATGGACGTCAATAATATTTTTCTGATTTAAAATTCATGATTTAAATAAGTCGTAAACAACTGACTCTGTGACAGCACTGGCTCAGATGGCAGAAACAGAAATGCCAACAAAAATTCAAACCTTAATGGTTTCATCACAGCAGAAAAGTATC contains the following coding sequences:
- the nsa2 gene encoding ribosome biogenesis protein NSA2 homolog, which translates into the protein MPQNEHIELHRKRHGYRLDHHERKRKKESREAHERSHKAKKMIGLKAKLYHKQRHAEKIQMKKTIKMHEQRKTKQKNDDKTPEGAVPAYLLDREGQSRAKVLSNMIKQKRKEKAGKWEVPLPKVRAQGETEVLKVIRTGKRQKKAWKRMVTKVCFVGDGFTRKPPKYERFIRPTGLRFKKAHVTHPELKATFCLPILGVKKNPSSPLYTSLGVITKGTVIEVNVSELGLVTQGGKVIWGKYAQVTNNPENDGCINAVLLV